A genome region from Prionailurus viverrinus isolate Anna chromosome A3, UM_Priviv_1.0, whole genome shotgun sequence includes the following:
- the NTSR2 gene encoding LOW QUALITY PROTEIN: neurotensin receptor type 2 (The sequence of the model RefSeq protein was modified relative to this genomic sequence to represent the inferred CDS: inserted 1 base in 1 codon; deleted 1 base in 1 codon) encodes MESSSPSPSPGSALGLDARLGVDTRLWAKVLFAALCSLILALGAAGSALSVRVVLKGRAGPPGRLRYHVFSLALSALPLWPVGVPVELFNFVSFHYPWVFGDPGCRAYYFVREPCAYATVRSVGGPSAEPCLAVRQPPRARRLLSPRRPRRLLSLFWAAXALPMAVITWQKHELEKAGGEPEAASLECTVLVSRATLQVCIQVNVLVSFVLPLALTAFLNGVSVSHLVALSSQVPSLSAPGSPSPNHVELMSEERRQLPLGGHTSLVRHEDSSQLLGLQRSVQGLRAIVAVYVTCWMPPHTRRLTYRCVSNDGWTGTLYAYLVTDTLVYVSSAVTPVLNNAVSSSFRKLFLEALGSLCREAHPRGTLPPPPGEPRAPRLQALGIPQTPRAGRKRRTSKADRD; translated from the exons ATGGAGAGCAGCAGCCCGAGTCCCAGCCCCGGCTCTGCGCTGGGCCTGGACGCCCGGCTGGGTGTGGACACGCGCCTCTGGGCCAAGGTGCTGTTCGCCGCTCTCTGCTCGCTCATCTTGGCGCTGGGCGCGGCGGGCAGTGCGCTGTCCGTGCGCGTGGTGCTGAAGGGGCGCGCCGGGCCCCCGGGGCGCCTGCGCTACCACGTATTCAGCCTGGCGCTCTCGGCGCTGCCGCTGTGGCCGGTGGGTGTGCCCGTGGAGCTCTTCAACTTCGTGTCGTTCCATTACCCCTGGGTGTTCGGCGACCCGGGCTGCCGCGCTTACTACTTCGTGCGCGAGCCGTGCGCCTACGCCACGGTGCGCAGCGTAGGTGGCCCGAGCGCCGAGCCCTGTCTGGCCGTGCGCCAGCCCCCGCGCGCCCGCCGGCTGCTGTCGCCGCGCCGCCCCCGCCGTCTGCTGTCGCTCTTCTGGGCCG ACGCCCTGCCCATGGCAGTCATCACCTGGCAGAAGCACGAGCTGGAGAAGGCTGGCGGGGAGCCGGAGGCCGCTTCGCTCGAGTGCACGGTGCTGGTGAGCCGCGCCACGCTCCAGGTCTGCATTCAG GTGAACGTGCTGGTGTCTTTCGTGCTCCCCTTGGCGTTAACTGCCTTCCTGAACGGGGTCAGTGTGAGCCACTTGGTGGCCCTCAGCTCCCAGGTGCCGTCCCTTTCTGCCCCCGGCAGC CCGTCCCCCAACCACGTGGAGCTAATGAGCGAGGAGAGGCGGCAGCTCCCCCTGGGGGGCCACACCAGCCTGGTGAGACACGAGGACTCCAGCCAGCTCCTCGGCCTCCAGCGTAGCGTCCAGGGTCTCA GAGCCATTGTGGCCGTGTATGTCACCTGCTGGATGCCGCCTCACACCCGCAGGCTCACGTACCGCTGCGTCTCCAACGATGGGTGGACTGG CACACTCTACGCCTACCTGGTGACGGACACCCTCGTCTACGTCAGTTCAGCGGTGACCCCTGTCCTGAACAACGCTGTGTCGTCCTCCTTCAGAAAACTCTTCCTGGAAGCCCTGGGCTCCCTGTGTCGAGAAGCCCACCCCCGTGgaaccctgccccccccccccggggagccCCGGGCCCCACGGCTGCAGGCTCTAGGGATCCCTCAGACGCCCCGCGCTGGACGCAAGAGAAGAACGAGCAAAGCGGACCGTGACTGA